A DNA window from Xanthomonas campestris pv. campestris str. ATCC 33913 contains the following coding sequences:
- a CDS encoding alpha/beta hydrolase: protein MLLGCLALLSAASASAAAPAVAAASRPAATQGVRHVPAFDLPVSEYLSPAARAQVSGDVDRGDPLAKADNATLLRQLPTIRADTERWAAGVIAQMRTRYAVEITPEQWNGVPVLRVQPRTRTPEQAKRLLIELHGGGFVMGSAASFGLMEAIPVAAMTGITVVAVDYRMGPEHQFPAASEDVAAVYRAALKTYTPAQVGLFGCSAGGVLTGEALAWFAKEQLPMPAAAGLFCAAGDARYRGDSQRVVAAVNDALLPDVAGTLPIMEDLYYGPDVDFRDPLVSPVFSDAVLRQFPPTLLITATRAAELSNASYTHARLVDLGRESDLHVWDGLGHAFHLTDTLPESQQALRVMARFFSKHLGLPPPPLPASR, encoded by the coding sequence ATGCTGCTGGGGTGCCTGGCGCTGCTAAGCGCGGCGAGCGCGAGTGCGGCTGCGCCTGCAGTTGCAGCCGCATCGAGGCCGGCGGCAACGCAGGGCGTTCGGCATGTACCCGCGTTCGATCTGCCGGTGTCTGAGTACCTGAGCCCTGCGGCACGTGCGCAGGTCAGTGGCGACGTGGACCGCGGCGACCCGCTGGCCAAGGCCGACAACGCCACGCTGCTGCGCCAGCTGCCCACCATCCGCGCCGATACCGAACGTTGGGCCGCAGGCGTCATCGCGCAGATGCGCACGCGCTACGCGGTGGAGATCACGCCCGAGCAGTGGAACGGTGTACCGGTGCTGCGTGTACAGCCGCGCACGCGCACGCCCGAGCAGGCCAAGCGGCTGCTGATCGAATTGCATGGTGGCGGCTTTGTGATGGGCAGTGCGGCCTCGTTCGGGCTGATGGAAGCCATTCCGGTGGCGGCGATGACCGGCATCACCGTGGTGGCGGTGGACTACCGCATGGGCCCGGAGCACCAGTTCCCCGCGGCCAGCGAGGACGTGGCCGCGGTGTATCGCGCCGCTCTCAAGACCTACACCCCGGCGCAGGTGGGCCTGTTTGGCTGTTCGGCCGGTGGCGTGCTCACCGGCGAGGCGCTGGCGTGGTTTGCCAAGGAACAGTTGCCAATGCCGGCGGCGGCAGGCCTGTTCTGCGCTGCGGGCGACGCACGTTACCGCGGCGATTCGCAGCGCGTGGTCGCGGCGGTGAACGATGCCCTGCTACCTGATGTGGCAGGCACCCTGCCGATCATGGAAGACCTGTACTACGGGCCGGATGTGGATTTCCGCGACCCGCTGGTATCGCCGGTGTTCTCCGATGCGGTGCTGCGCCAGTTCCCGCCCACCTTGCTGATCACCGCCACACGCGCAGCAGAGTTGAGCAATGCGTCCTATACGCACGCGCGGCTGGTGGATCTGGGGCGCGAGTCGGACCTGCATGTCTGGGACGGCTTGGGCCACGCCTTCCATCTCACCGACACGCTGCCCGAGAGCCAGCAGGCCTTGCGGGTGATGGCGCGCTTTTTCAGCAAGCATCTGGGCCTGCCGCCGCCGCCACTACCAGCGTCACGCTAA
- a CDS encoding BatA domain-containing protein, with protein sequence MMLLLFPAGLAALAALVLPLLIHLARRSEHRPTDFAALRWLRALPRPRHRVRFDEWPLLLVRLVLLAALAVLLAEPALRDHDDARPRIAVSPGVDLATVRLRARAADAQWVWLAPGFPPIDAQTPAPAVRAGSTATATSLLRELDASLPAASTLGVIVPAQWGRLDAQRLQLGRHVEWQVAPGRSPVPADTPPAPLRLQVIADAAAAPALRYLRAVHAAWATPGALPVSTPETAVPSRWAPGTLVVWLPQRAPPASVIAWAAAGGQLLLAAGTPLPSSLSAPLQPLLRDAQGARVLDAAALGRGQVLRWAAPLQPQPLPVLLDADFPTRLQEALQPRPTPQRAVAQAVRPLRGPAIRLSIDPQPLAPWLIGLVLLLFGIERWLATGPRRGRAA encoded by the coding sequence ATGATGCTGTTGCTCTTTCCCGCCGGCCTGGCCGCCCTCGCCGCCCTGGTGCTGCCGTTGCTGATCCATCTGGCGCGGCGCAGCGAGCACCGCCCCACCGACTTCGCTGCGCTGCGTTGGTTGCGTGCCCTGCCGCGCCCGCGTCACCGCGTGCGTTTCGACGAATGGCCGCTGCTGCTGGTGCGCCTGGTGTTGCTGGCGGCGCTGGCCGTGCTGTTGGCCGAGCCGGCGCTGCGTGACCACGACGATGCACGCCCGCGCATTGCGGTGAGCCCGGGGGTGGATCTGGCCACCGTGCGCCTGCGCGCGCGCGCAGCCGATGCGCAGTGGGTGTGGCTGGCGCCTGGCTTCCCGCCGATCGATGCGCAGACGCCCGCGCCTGCGGTGCGGGCCGGCAGCACGGCCACGGCCACCAGCCTGCTGCGCGAGCTCGACGCCAGCCTGCCCGCCGCCAGCACGCTTGGCGTGATCGTGCCGGCGCAGTGGGGCCGGCTGGATGCGCAGCGCCTGCAGCTGGGTCGCCATGTGGAGTGGCAGGTGGCGCCCGGGCGCTCGCCCGTGCCGGCGGACACGCCCCCCGCACCACTGCGCCTGCAGGTGATTGCCGATGCCGCCGCCGCACCGGCACTGCGCTATCTGCGCGCGGTGCATGCCGCCTGGGCCACCCCCGGGGCGTTGCCGGTCAGCACGCCGGAGACGGCGGTGCCCAGCCGCTGGGCACCGGGCACGCTGGTGGTGTGGTTGCCGCAGCGCGCGCCGCCGGCGTCGGTCATTGCCTGGGCTGCGGCTGGCGGCCAGCTGCTGCTCGCTGCCGGCACGCCGTTGCCGTCCTCGCTCAGCGCGCCGCTGCAGCCGCTGTTGCGTGATGCCCAGGGCGCCCGCGTACTGGACGCCGCCGCGCTCGGGCGCGGCCAGGTGCTGCGCTGGGCCGCACCGCTGCAACCACAGCCGCTGCCGGTGCTGCTGGACGCCGACTTCCCCACCCGCCTGCAGGAGGCCCTGCAACCGCGTCCCACCCCGCAGCGCGCGGTGGCGCAGGCCGTGCGCCCCCTGCGTGGCCCGGCCATCCGCCTGAGCATCGACCCACAGCCGCTGGCGCCGTGGCTGATCGGCCTGGTGCTGCTGCTGTTCGGTATCGAACGCTGGCTGGCCACCGGCCCGCGCCGGGGGAGGGCGGCATGA
- a CDS encoding EcsC family protein — MTTLPIPVMDAAAQHDLATAHALLENPGVAAQIANTLGAPIESLVAKRLPKVVTRSIDGVTRRALQVAMKSALLSLRGKTVAHAPAATARHTLAVAVAGGAGGFFGLPGLMVELPVTTTVMLRSIADIARSEGESLHDPETALACLEVLAHGGRSVSDDGAESGYFAVRTAMAQQLSAAAHYVAAHGFASKGAPALVSLVSRIAAKFSVNVGEKLAVQAVPLVGAVSGATLNTLFMRHFQAMARGHFIVRRLERRFGAEAVRRAYDALPAPR; from the coding sequence ATGACGACGCTCCCGATCCCGGTAATGGATGCCGCAGCGCAGCACGATCTGGCCACAGCGCATGCGCTGCTGGAAAACCCCGGTGTGGCCGCACAGATCGCCAATACACTCGGCGCGCCCATCGAAAGCCTGGTGGCCAAGCGGCTGCCCAAGGTGGTGACGCGCAGCATCGATGGCGTCACCCGCCGCGCGCTGCAGGTGGCGATGAAATCCGCGCTGCTGAGCCTACGCGGCAAGACCGTGGCGCACGCGCCGGCCGCCACCGCGCGGCACACCCTGGCGGTGGCTGTGGCCGGCGGCGCTGGCGGATTCTTCGGCCTGCCTGGGCTGATGGTGGAACTGCCGGTGACCACCACGGTGATGCTGCGCTCCATCGCCGACATTGCGCGCTCGGAAGGCGAGTCCCTGCACGACCCGGAGACCGCGCTGGCCTGTCTGGAAGTGCTGGCGCACGGCGGCCGCAGCGTCAGCGACGACGGCGCCGAATCGGGCTACTTCGCGGTGCGCACTGCGATGGCGCAGCAGCTCAGCGCCGCCGCGCACTACGTGGCCGCGCACGGCTTCGCCAGCAAGGGCGCGCCGGCATTGGTGTCGCTGGTCTCGCGCATCGCCGCCAAGTTCTCGGTCAACGTGGGCGAAAAACTCGCCGTGCAGGCCGTACCGCTGGTGGGCGCGGTGAGCGGCGCCACGCTCAACACCTTGTTCATGCGCCACTTTCAGGCGATGGCACGCGGGCACTTCATCGTGCGCCGGCTGGAACGCCGCTTCGGCGCCGAGGCCGTGCGCCGCGCGTATGACGCGTTGCCTGCGCCACGCTGA
- a CDS encoding SRPBCC family protein — protein sequence MNREIRHRFVIAAAPEVVSAALSEPAQLARWWTREVRQVGERVCLDWSGHGWQVELRIDGGADHRQVCWRCERSNMLDTTAWEGTVMRFDLLSTSDGTRLDFVQSGYRDSPCFEVCAQGWQFFLGSSLKRYVETGQGMPYPDMPDTRDPALR from the coding sequence ATGAACCGCGAGATCCGCCATCGCTTCGTCATTGCCGCCGCCCCGGAGGTGGTCTCCGCCGCGTTGTCCGAGCCCGCCCAGCTGGCGCGCTGGTGGACGCGCGAGGTGCGGCAAGTGGGCGAGCGCGTGTGCCTGGACTGGAGCGGCCACGGCTGGCAGGTGGAGCTGCGCATTGATGGCGGTGCCGACCACCGGCAGGTGTGCTGGCGCTGCGAGCGCTCCAACATGCTCGACACCACCGCGTGGGAGGGCACGGTGATGCGCTTCGATCTGCTGTCCACCAGCGATGGCACGCGGCTGGACTTCGTGCAGTCCGGTTACCGCGACTCGCCGTGCTTCGAGGTCTGTGCGCAGGGCTGGCAGTTCTTCCTGGGCAGCAGCCTCAAACGCTACGTGGAAACCGGGCAGGGCATGCCCTACCCGGACATGCCCGACACCCGCGACCCGGCCTTGCGCTGA
- a CDS encoding membrane protein, which translates to MSTPALQRAWQAARRRRAAAVLLFWLPLALLPALLSWRLGAGTAAWLVLLASVAALAVAAWQAARRLDQAWLIRRLNQAPDLDDSSDLLFATPAALGPLQTLQRQRLEQRLHARPRDLRPAWPWHWWPWALLGVLAGVAVLVWPQPSAPAAPTTDPVATARAAAGKPALRQARLRSTPPAYTGLPPAELPELDGRVPAGTRLQWQLQVQPAPRTVALRLNDGRVLPLTRQPDGDHWHGQLLAERPTLYRILIDGQPADRRLHRLDVVPDRPPQVRVLAPEQSLVLWTPANGAWTLRFEASDDYAVAAGAELRLTLAQGSGENITFRTERRPLTGSGPATRRSFVATLQPQALGMAAGDDLIAQLVVRDTRQPAPQEGRSASVILRWPPPQQTQAAGLEASVKQTLPAYFRSQRQIIIDAEALLKDKPRLDAATYLKRSDAIGVDQRLLRLRYGQFLGEESEGAPKGPPTADEPPTSDAPADDLPTADMPTADAPAPPVEHAHAEHTAKATAEAHDDHDHPPGAAALDPHDHDHDDAQPARGGFGQEQDVLTEFGHTHDHAEAATLLDPQTRALLRAALDQMWQSEGELRQGHPERALPYANKALGFIKQVQQAERIYLARVGPELPPIDPSRRMTGKRDGLGDRPAALDTRPPTDPTALALWSALDEDGAVPDALLDRYARWLQTAQDQLPDPLSLAAAVETLRSEPACRACRAQLRALVWRTVTAPPAQVHRRPAADARGQRYLDALREAPQP; encoded by the coding sequence ATGAGCACGCCCGCACTGCAACGCGCTTGGCAGGCGGCACGGAGGCGGCGCGCGGCAGCGGTGCTGCTGTTCTGGTTGCCGTTGGCGCTGCTGCCGGCGCTGCTGAGCTGGCGGCTGGGCGCCGGCACAGCTGCTTGGCTGGTGCTGCTGGCGAGCGTGGCCGCGCTGGCCGTGGCGGCCTGGCAAGCCGCGCGGCGGCTGGACCAGGCCTGGCTGATCCGCCGCCTGAACCAGGCGCCGGACCTGGACGACAGCAGCGACCTGCTATTCGCCACGCCCGCCGCGCTGGGCCCCTTGCAGACCTTGCAACGCCAGCGCCTGGAGCAGCGCCTGCACGCCCGCCCGCGCGACCTGCGCCCGGCCTGGCCCTGGCATTGGTGGCCGTGGGCCCTGCTCGGCGTGCTGGCCGGCGTCGCGGTGCTGGTGTGGCCACAGCCCAGCGCGCCCGCCGCGCCCACCACCGACCCAGTCGCCACCGCGCGCGCCGCAGCCGGCAAACCCGCCCTGCGCCAGGCCCGGCTGCGCAGCACGCCGCCGGCCTACACCGGGTTGCCGCCGGCCGAGCTGCCGGAGCTGGATGGCCGCGTCCCGGCCGGCACCCGGCTGCAATGGCAGCTGCAGGTGCAGCCGGCGCCGCGCACGGTGGCGCTGCGGCTCAACGACGGCCGCGTGCTCCCGCTGACCCGGCAGCCAGACGGCGACCACTGGCACGGCCAGCTGCTGGCCGAGCGCCCCACGCTGTACCGCATCCTCATCGACGGCCAGCCGGCCGACCGCCGCCTGCACCGGCTCGACGTGGTACCCGACCGCCCACCGCAGGTGCGCGTGCTGGCGCCCGAACAGAGCCTGGTGCTGTGGACGCCGGCCAATGGTGCCTGGACGCTGCGCTTCGAGGCCAGCGACGACTACGCCGTGGCTGCCGGCGCCGAGTTGCGCCTGACCCTGGCGCAGGGCAGCGGCGAGAACATCACCTTCCGCACCGAGCGCCGCCCGCTCACCGGCAGCGGCCCGGCCACCCGGCGCAGCTTCGTGGCCACGCTGCAGCCGCAGGCGCTGGGCATGGCCGCCGGCGATGACCTGATCGCCCAGTTGGTGGTGCGCGACACCCGCCAACCCGCCCCGCAGGAAGGCCGCAGCGCCAGCGTGATCCTGCGCTGGCCGCCGCCCCAGCAGACCCAGGCCGCCGGGCTGGAGGCCAGCGTCAAGCAGACCTTGCCCGCGTATTTCCGCAGCCAGCGCCAGATCATCATCGACGCCGAGGCGCTGCTGAAAGACAAACCCCGCCTGGATGCGGCCACCTACCTCAAGCGTTCAGACGCCATCGGCGTGGACCAGCGCCTGCTGCGGCTGCGCTACGGCCAGTTCCTGGGCGAAGAGAGCGAAGGCGCGCCCAAGGGGCCACCCACTGCCGATGAGCCGCCCACCAGCGACGCGCCAGCCGACGACCTGCCTACGGCCGACATGCCCACCGCCGATGCACCGGCACCGCCCGTCGAGCACGCACATGCCGAGCACACAGCCAAGGCCACCGCTGAGGCTCACGATGATCACGACCATCCACCCGGCGCAGCCGCGCTGGACCCACACGATCATGACCACGACGACGCGCAGCCGGCGCGCGGCGGGTTTGGTCAGGAACAGGACGTGCTGACCGAGTTCGGCCACACCCACGACCACGCCGAAGCAGCCACCCTGCTGGACCCGCAGACCCGCGCCCTGCTGCGCGCCGCGCTGGACCAGATGTGGCAATCCGAAGGCGAGCTGCGCCAGGGCCACCCCGAGCGCGCGCTGCCGTACGCCAACAAGGCATTGGGTTTCATCAAGCAGGTGCAGCAGGCCGAGCGCATCTACCTGGCGCGGGTGGGCCCGGAGCTGCCGCCGATCGACCCGAGCCGGCGCATGACCGGCAAGCGCGATGGCCTGGGCGACCGCCCCGCCGCGCTCGACACCCGCCCGCCAACGGACCCCACCGCGTTGGCACTGTGGAGCGCCTTGGACGAAGACGGCGCGGTGCCCGACGCGCTGCTCGACCGTTACGCGCGCTGGCTGCAGACCGCACAGGACCAGTTGCCCGACCCGCTCAGCCTGGCCGCCGCGGTGGAGACCCTGCGCAGCGAACCGGCCTGCCGCGCGTGCCGGGCGCAGCTGCGCGCCCTGGTGTGGCGCACGGTCACCGCGCCGCCGGCCCAGGTGCACCGCCGCCCGGCCGCGGACGCGCGCGGCCAGCGGTACCTGGATGCCCTGCGCGAGGCGCCACAGCCATGA
- a CDS encoding DUF58 domain-containing protein, with translation MSIDVPALIPAALRSRLRGLQLHARNAQGQQGIGQHASRSRGAGLEFAQYRAYEPGDALRQIDWKLYARSDRFFVREAERESPLTLWLLLDATASAGQADQARPGSTRLQAMATLAACAAEVALRQGDQVGLFAVHGGGLVAVPAGGGPRQRDRLWLALHGLRAGGAWPGMDALRPLWERIAAHALVLSIGDGFDDALLEALEKLAAARRDVLQLQVLTCDERDFPFDGGHRFRDPETGEELLGDGAAMRADYLQRFDQAQRARQARWHAAGIAHAVHYLDAPPDMALRQLFAREARR, from the coding sequence GTGAGCATCGACGTGCCGGCCCTGATTCCCGCCGCGCTGCGCAGCCGCCTGCGTGGCCTGCAGTTGCACGCGCGCAACGCGCAGGGCCAGCAGGGCATCGGCCAGCACGCCAGCCGCAGCCGCGGTGCCGGGCTGGAATTTGCCCAGTACCGCGCCTACGAACCCGGCGACGCGCTGCGCCAGATCGACTGGAAACTCTACGCACGCTCGGACCGTTTCTTTGTGCGCGAAGCCGAGCGCGAGAGCCCGCTCACGCTCTGGCTGTTGCTCGACGCCACCGCCTCCGCCGGCCAGGCCGATCAGGCGCGCCCGGGCAGCACGCGCCTGCAGGCGATGGCCACACTGGCCGCCTGCGCGGCCGAAGTGGCGCTGCGCCAGGGCGACCAGGTCGGCCTGTTTGCGGTGCATGGCGGCGGGCTGGTGGCGGTGCCGGCCGGCGGCGGGCCGCGTCAACGCGACCGGCTGTGGCTGGCCTTGCACGGGCTGCGGGCCGGCGGCGCCTGGCCGGGCATGGACGCGCTGCGCCCGCTGTGGGAACGCATCGCCGCGCATGCGCTGGTGCTGTCGATCGGCGATGGCTTCGACGATGCCTTGCTGGAGGCACTGGAAAAACTCGCCGCCGCACGCCGCGACGTGCTGCAGCTGCAGGTGCTGACCTGCGACGAGCGCGACTTCCCCTTCGACGGCGGGCACCGCTTCCGCGACCCGGAGACCGGCGAGGAACTGCTGGGCGATGGCGCGGCCATGCGCGCGGACTACCTGCAGCGCTTCGATCAGGCACAGCGCGCGCGGCAGGCGCGCTGGCACGCCGCCGGCATTGCACACGCCGTGCATTACCTGGATGCGCCGCCGGACATGGCCCTGCGGCAGCTGTTCGCGCGCGAGGCGCGGCGATGA
- the proP gene encoding glycine betaine/L-proline transporter ProP yields MHDTRAIRSHFGWFKRRRQLQLDEVTVVDRGMLRKAVGAAALGNAMEWFDFGVYGYLAVTLGQVFFPSSSPTAQLIATFATFTVAFLVRPIGGMVFGPLGDRYGRQKVLAATMILMALGTFSIGLIPSYAQIGLWAPALLLLARLLQGFSTGGEYGGAATFIAEYATDRNRGLMGSWLEFGTLGGYIAGAATVTALHMALSQAQMLDWGWRVPFLVAGPLGLLGLYMRMKLEETPAFRAYTEQSEQRERETAGQGLMTLLRLHWPQLLKCVGLVLVFNVTDYMLLTYMPSYLSVTMGYAESKGLLLIILVMLVMMPLNVVGGMFSDKLGRRPMIIGACAALFALAIPCLLLIGSGSDVLIFTGLMLLGLALVCFTSSMPSTLPALFYTPVRYSALSIAFNVSVSLFGGTTPLVTAWLVERTGDPLVPAYYLMGAAAIGLVTMLFVRETAGLPLRGSPPAVASDAEARALLQGDSPVTVDAQLPLSGTPSIGQPRPA; encoded by the coding sequence ATGCACGACACGCGCGCGATCCGCTCGCATTTCGGTTGGTTCAAACGCCGCCGCCAATTGCAACTCGACGAGGTCACCGTGGTGGACCGCGGCATGCTGCGCAAGGCCGTGGGCGCGGCCGCGCTGGGCAATGCAATGGAATGGTTCGACTTCGGCGTCTATGGCTATCTGGCAGTGACGCTGGGCCAGGTGTTCTTTCCGTCCAGCAGTCCCACCGCGCAGTTGATCGCCACCTTTGCGACCTTCACCGTGGCGTTTTTGGTGCGGCCGATCGGCGGCATGGTATTCGGCCCGCTTGGTGATCGCTATGGCCGGCAAAAGGTGCTGGCGGCCACCATGATCCTGATGGCGCTGGGCACCTTCAGCATCGGCCTGATTCCCTCCTACGCGCAGATCGGCCTGTGGGCGCCGGCGCTGTTGTTGCTGGCGCGGTTGCTGCAAGGGTTTTCCACCGGCGGCGAATACGGCGGCGCGGCGACCTTCATTGCCGAATACGCCACCGACCGCAATCGCGGCTTGATGGGCAGTTGGCTGGAATTTGGCACGTTGGGCGGCTATATCGCCGGTGCGGCCACCGTTACCGCGCTGCACATGGCGCTGAGCCAGGCGCAGATGCTGGACTGGGGCTGGCGGGTGCCATTCCTGGTGGCCGGGCCGCTGGGGTTGCTCGGCCTGTACATGCGCATGAAGCTGGAAGAAACCCCGGCGTTTCGCGCCTATACCGAACAATCCGAACAGCGCGAACGCGAAACCGCAGGCCAGGGCCTGATGACCCTGCTGCGCCTGCACTGGCCGCAGCTGCTCAAATGCGTGGGCCTGGTGCTGGTGTTCAACGTCACCGACTACATGCTGCTGACCTACATGCCCAGCTATCTCAGCGTCACCATGGGCTACGCCGAGAGCAAGGGCTTGCTGCTGATCATCCTGGTGATGCTGGTGATGATGCCGCTCAACGTGGTCGGTGGCATGTTCAGCGACAAGCTGGGCCGGCGCCCGATGATCATCGGCGCGTGCGCGGCGTTATTCGCACTGGCCATCCCGTGCCTGTTGCTGATCGGCAGCGGCTCGGACGTGCTGATCTTCACCGGGTTGATGCTGCTTGGCCTGGCGCTGGTGTGTTTCACCAGCTCGATGCCTTCGACACTGCCGGCGCTGTTCTACACCCCGGTGCGCTACAGCGCGCTGTCGATCGCCTTCAACGTCTCAGTGTCGTTGTTTGGTGGCACCACGCCGTTGGTCACCGCGTGGCTGGTGGAGCGCACCGGCGACCCATTGGTGCCGGCGTATTACCTGATGGGCGCGGCGGCGATCGGCCTGGTGACGATGCTGTTCGTGCGCGAAACCGCCGGGCTGCCGCTGCGTGGCTCGCCGCCGGCAGTGGCCAGCGACGCCGAAGCGCGCGCGCTGCTGCAGGGCGACAGCCCGGTCACAGTGGATGCGCAGTTGCCGTTGAGCGGCACGCCGTCGATCGGTCAGCCGCGCCCGGCGTAA
- a CDS encoding thioredoxin family protein — protein sequence MAFVREYAAQAPDRSAVDAQPGLQVLEFGTDWCGHCMAAQPLLQKLLGGYANIEYRKIEDGKGRPLGRSFRVKLWPTIILLRDGEEVARAVRPQTREDLQAVLSALEAVG from the coding sequence ATGGCGTTCGTGCGGGAGTACGCGGCGCAGGCGCCGGACCGTAGTGCGGTCGATGCGCAACCGGGGCTGCAGGTGCTGGAGTTCGGCACCGACTGGTGCGGCCACTGCATGGCCGCGCAACCGCTGTTGCAGAAGCTGCTGGGCGGTTATGCGAACATCGAGTACCGCAAGATCGAAGATGGAAAAGGGCGGCCCTTGGGCCGCTCGTTTCGCGTGAAGCTGTGGCCCACCATCATCCTGCTGCGCGATGGCGAAGAAGTCGCCCGCGCCGTCAGGCCGCAGACGCGTGAGGATTTGCAGGCCGTGTTATCGGCGTTGGAGGCGGTGGGGTGA
- a CDS encoding AI-2E family transporter, which produces MPSSDLRAFVVRVVIVLALVAYAWLLWALSGLLLMVFGAVVVAVLLRALASWVTRYTPLSDGMALGLVVVVVAVGFTALLWLFGSQLATELGALQRTLPQAWARFHDWVAAGPLGPALEELTRQAPARVSNLAPRAGAFALSITGGVANLFLVLAGAVYLAAQPQLYRRGVLLLFPVQVRATMDDAVRASGTALRLWLRGQLLAMVVVGALTGLGLWALGIPGALALGIIAGLLDFVPIVGPILAAIPAILLGFTVSPQMALATAALFVVVQQIEGNILLPLIQQRTVDLPPVLLLFSLFGIGTLLGPAGVLLAAPLTVVAFVLVKRLYVQEALHTPTSIPGQKHH; this is translated from the coding sequence ATGCCGTCCTCCGATCTGCGTGCCTTCGTCGTCCGTGTGGTCATCGTGCTGGCCCTGGTGGCCTACGCGTGGTTGCTGTGGGCGCTGTCGGGCCTGCTGCTGATGGTATTCGGTGCGGTGGTGGTGGCGGTGCTGCTGCGCGCGCTGGCCAGTTGGGTCACCCGCTATACGCCGCTGTCGGATGGCATGGCATTGGGGCTGGTGGTGGTCGTGGTGGCGGTGGGATTCACGGCGTTGCTGTGGTTGTTCGGCTCGCAACTGGCAACAGAGCTCGGCGCCCTGCAGCGCACCTTGCCGCAGGCCTGGGCGCGCTTCCATGATTGGGTTGCGGCCGGGCCGTTGGGGCCAGCGCTGGAAGAACTCACCCGCCAGGCACCGGCGCGCGTGTCCAATCTGGCGCCGCGTGCCGGCGCCTTCGCGCTCAGCATCACCGGTGGGGTGGCGAACCTGTTCCTGGTGCTGGCCGGTGCGGTCTATCTGGCCGCGCAACCGCAGCTGTATCGGCGCGGTGTGCTGTTGCTGTTTCCCGTGCAGGTGCGCGCCACCATGGACGACGCCGTGCGTGCCAGCGGCACCGCGTTGCGGCTATGGCTGCGCGGGCAATTGCTGGCGATGGTGGTGGTGGGCGCACTCACCGGGCTGGGCCTGTGGGCCCTGGGCATTCCCGGCGCACTGGCCCTGGGCATCATCGCCGGCTTGCTGGATTTCGTGCCGATCGTCGGGCCGATCCTGGCCGCCATTCCGGCCATCCTGCTGGGCTTTACGGTGAGCCCGCAGATGGCGCTGGCCACGGCGGCGTTGTTCGTCGTCGTGCAGCAGATCGAAGGCAACATTCTGCTGCCGTTGATCCAGCAACGCACTGTGGATCTACCGCCGGTGTTGCTGCTGTTTTCGCTATTCGGCATCGGCACGTTGCTGGGGCCCGCAGGTGTCTTGCTCGCTGCACCGTTGACGGTGGTGGCGTTCGTGCTGGTCAAGCGCCTGTATGTGCAGGAAGCACTGCACACGCCCACCTCCATCCCCGGGCAGAAGCACCACTGA
- a CDS encoding host attachment family protein, protein MSLQIPQGALVVVADGGEARWFTNTGDEAKVVLRQHARTDVQNVDDEGPAGKIPPRTAEAELDEMTFAKQLSQALNDGALKHEYNHLVLVADPTTLGRVRPLLHKETQQRLVGDLAKDFTNLPLEDIQRALS, encoded by the coding sequence ATGAGTCTGCAAATTCCCCAGGGTGCGTTGGTGGTGGTGGCCGATGGCGGCGAAGCGCGGTGGTTCACCAATACCGGCGACGAAGCCAAGGTGGTGCTGCGCCAGCATGCCCGCACCGATGTGCAGAACGTCGATGACGAAGGCCCGGCCGGCAAGATTCCGCCCCGCACCGCAGAGGCGGAACTGGACGAAATGACCTTCGCCAAGCAGCTGTCGCAGGCTTTGAACGACGGAGCGCTCAAGCACGAGTACAACCACTTGGTACTGGTGGCCGACCCGACCACACTGGGCCGGGTGCGCCCGCTGCTGCACAAGGAAACCCAGCAGCGCCTAGTGGGCGATTTGGCGAAGGACTTCACCAACCTGCCGCTGGAAGATATCCAGCGCGCGCTGTCGTAA
- a CDS encoding class I SAM-dependent methyltransferase, whose product MTKPFAPASARNRDPILSVLQRYFADRQHVLEIGAGTGQHAVHFAAAMPWLRWQASDHPDHLPGMRQWLDEAALPNTPPPVALQAVLTPAPGLAPAPPLPPVQAGTPAGYDAIYSANTLHIMGWPQVQALFAGLPAVMAPQAVLVIYGPFNRDGEFTSDSNRDFDAMLRARDAASGIRDAAEVDALAAQVGLQLVDDVDMPANNRCRVWQRA is encoded by the coding sequence ATGACCAAACCCTTTGCCCCCGCCTCCGCACGCAACCGCGATCCGATTCTGAGCGTGCTGCAGCGGTACTTCGCTGACCGGCAGCACGTGCTGGAGATCGGTGCGGGCACCGGGCAGCATGCGGTGCACTTCGCTGCAGCGATGCCGTGGCTGCGCTGGCAGGCCAGCGACCACCCGGACCATCTGCCGGGGATGCGGCAGTGGCTGGACGAAGCCGCGTTGCCCAATACGCCGCCGCCGGTTGCACTGCAGGCGGTGTTGACGCCCGCGCCGGGTCTGGCACCGGCGCCACCATTGCCGCCGGTGCAGGCAGGCACGCCGGCCGGGTATGACGCCATCTACAGCGCCAACACCTTGCACATCATGGGGTGGCCACAGGTGCAGGCGTTGTTTGCCGGCTTGCCTGCGGTGATGGCGCCGCAGGCGGTACTGGTGATCTATGGGCCGTTCAACCGCGATGGTGAATTCACCAGCGACAGCAATCGCGACTTCGATGCGATGTTGAGAGCGCGCGATGCGGCATCGGGTATCCGCGATGCCGCGGAGGTGGATGCACTGGCCGCGCAGGTGGGTTTGCAGCTGGTGGACGATGTGGACATGCCGGCGAACAACCGCTGCCGGGTGTGGCAGCGCGCTTGA